The following coding sequences lie in one Planococcus lenghuensis genomic window:
- a CDS encoding metallophosphoesterase: MRKRLFILGLLLIGIFLFIWINNKWIVVSEYTINSSDMPAAFDGVRIVHLSDLQRTSFGKKQLPVLEKVAAAEPDAIFITGDLVDADRFKLEPVLTLLNGLSEISDVYFVTGNQEISKDRAEEVLSALKRTEITILENEKAKWNREGETVYIAGIHDPLMDISTYDPLIDVNFRNQEIEYSKRARDYTRESLEEVPFTDDFTFLLTHRPEMIEEYAETPADLVFAGHAHGGQIRIPGIGGLFAPGQGFFPELTEGVHEFGDIRLVITRGLGNSSFPLRINNRPEVTVVTLEHEEVTGLNK; encoded by the coding sequence TTGCGAAAAAGGTTATTCATTTTAGGACTTTTACTCATAGGAATCTTCTTGTTTATCTGGATTAATAATAAATGGATTGTTGTCTCGGAATATACAATTAATTCTTCCGACATGCCGGCAGCGTTTGATGGTGTGCGTATCGTGCATCTTTCAGATTTGCAAAGGACGTCATTTGGTAAAAAACAGTTACCGGTTTTAGAAAAAGTAGCAGCGGCAGAGCCAGATGCGATTTTTATAACCGGTGATTTAGTGGACGCCGACCGGTTTAAATTAGAACCTGTTTTAACTTTATTAAACGGTCTTAGTGAAATTTCAGATGTCTACTTTGTGACTGGTAATCAAGAAATTTCCAAGGATCGTGCTGAAGAAGTCTTATCTGCACTTAAAAGAACTGAAATCACGATATTAGAGAATGAAAAAGCGAAATGGAATCGGGAGGGGGAGACAGTCTACATTGCTGGCATCCATGATCCACTAATGGATATTAGTACCTATGATCCTTTAATCGACGTCAATTTTCGGAATCAGGAGATAGAATATTCGAAAAGGGCAAGAGATTATACACGAGAATCCCTCGAAGAAGTCCCATTCACGGATGATTTCACATTCCTTCTCACGCATCGACCAGAAATGATTGAAGAATATGCTGAAACACCAGCGGATTTGGTATTTGCAGGTCACGCACATGGTGGGCAAATCCGTATTCCGGGCATCGGGGGACTATTTGCACCAGGCCAGGGCTTCTTTCCAGAACTTACAGAGGGTGTACATGAATTTGGTGATATCAGGCTTGTCATCACTCGAGGACTGGGCAACAGTAGCTTCCCGTTGCGAATCAATAATCGGCCGGAAGTAACGGTAGTTACACTGGAACATGAAGAGGTCACGGGACTGAATAAATAG